Proteins encoded together in one Ictidomys tridecemlineatus isolate mIctTri1 chromosome 3, mIctTri1.hap1, whole genome shotgun sequence window:
- the Selenot gene encoding thioredoxin reductase-like selenoprotein T, producing the protein MRLLLLLLVAASAVARSEASANLGGVPSKRLKMQYATGPLLKFQICVSUGYRRVFEEYMRVISQRYPDIRIEGENYLPQPIYRHIASFLSIFKLVLIGLIIVGKDPFAFFGMQAPSIWQWGQENKVYACMMVFFLSNMIENQCMSTGAFEITLNDVPVWSKLESGHLPSMQQLVQILDNEMKLNVHMDSIPHHRS; encoded by the exons ATGAGGCTTCTGCTGCTTCTCCTGGTGGCGGCGTCGGCGGTGGCCCGGAGCGAGGCCTCGGCCAACCTGGGCGGCGTGCCCAGCAAGAGGTTAAAGATGCAGTACGCTACGGGGCCGCTGCTCAAGTTCCAGATTTG TGTTTCCTGAGGTTACAGGCGGGTGTTTGAGGAGTACATGCGGGTTATTAGTCAGCGGTACCCAGACATCCGAATCGAAGGAGAGAATTACCTCCCTCAACCAATTTATAG acACATAGCCTCTTTCCTGTCAATCTTCAAACTCGTATTAATAGGCTTGATCATTGTTGGCAAGGACCCTTTTGCTTTCTTTGGCATGCAAGCTCCTAGCATCTGGCAGTGGGGCCAGGAGAATAAG gtcTATGCATGTATGATGGTTTTCTTCTTAAGCAACATGATTGAGAACCAGTGTATGTCAACAGGTGCATTTGAGATAACTTTAAATG ACGTGCCTGTATGGTCTAAGCTGGAATCTGGTCATCTTCCATCCATGCAACAACTTGTTCAAATTCTTGACAATGAAATGAAACTCAACGTGCACATGGATTCAATTCCACATCATCGATCATAG